In the Takifugu flavidus isolate HTHZ2018 chromosome 11, ASM371156v2, whole genome shotgun sequence genome, one interval contains:
- the cnrip1b gene encoding CB1 cannabinoid receptor-interacting protein 1b isoform X2, which translates to MADVPQVVKIGISLKMLPNNSAVFFKSDGARFGQTRTIKLLTGSKYRIEVVIKPGAVEATSMSVGGVTFPLEQQSKDPQSVVYSGQYDTEGVVHTKSGERQPVQVNVQFTPLGSSADMVCARAWLCAHSPICPASSLFHIHTC; encoded by the exons ATGGCCGACGTGCCTCAGGTCGTCAAAATTGGGATTTCCCTGAAGATGCTCCCCAACAACAGCGCGGTGTTCTTTAAATCCGACGGCGCCAGGTTCGGTCAGACCCGGACCATCAAGCTGCTGACCGGCTCCAAGTACAGGATCGAGGTGGTCATTAAACCGGGAGCGGTGGAGGCCAC GTCCATGAGCGTGGGCGGGGTCACCTTCCCCCTGGAGCAGCAATCTAAAGACCCCCAGTCGGTGGTCTACTCTGGCCAATATGACACAGAAGGGGTGGTGCACACCAAGAGCGGAGAGAGGCAACCGGTTCAGGTCAATGTGCAG TTCACACCCTTAGGCTCTTCAGCTGACatggtgtgtgcgcgtgcgtggtTGTGTGCACATTCCCCCATCTGTCCAGCTTCCTCTTTGtttcacattcacacatgctga
- the cnrip1b gene encoding CB1 cannabinoid receptor-interacting protein 1b isoform X1, whose amino-acid sequence MADVPQVVKIGISLKMLPNNSAVFFKSDGARFGQTRTIKLLTGSKYRIEVVIKPGAVEATSMSVGGVTFPLEQQSKDPQSVVYSGQYDTEGVVHTKSGERQPVQVNVQFTELGMFETVWQVKFYNYNKRDHCQWGNSFNSIEYECKPNDTRTLMWVNKEIFV is encoded by the exons ATGGCCGACGTGCCTCAGGTCGTCAAAATTGGGATTTCCCTGAAGATGCTCCCCAACAACAGCGCGGTGTTCTTTAAATCCGACGGCGCCAGGTTCGGTCAGACCCGGACCATCAAGCTGCTGACCGGCTCCAAGTACAGGATCGAGGTGGTCATTAAACCGGGAGCGGTGGAGGCCAC GTCCATGAGCGTGGGCGGGGTCACCTTCCCCCTGGAGCAGCAATCTAAAGACCCCCAGTCGGTGGTCTACTCTGGCCAATATGACACAGAAGGGGTGGTGCACACCAAGAGCGGAGAGAGGCAACCGGTTCAGGTCAATGTGCAG TTCACGGAGCTGGGGATGTTTGAAACCGTGTGGCAAGTGAAGTTCTACAACTACAACAAGAGGGACCACTGCCAGTGGGGAAACAGCTTCAACAGCATCGAGTACGAATGCAAGCCCAACGACACGCGCACGCTGATGTGGGTCAACAAGGAGATATTTGTGTAA